One Cuculus canorus isolate bCucCan1 chromosome 2, bCucCan1.pri, whole genome shotgun sequence genomic region harbors:
- the LOC104067547 gene encoding carboxymethylenebutenolidase homolog, with product MAEPFLYDTGDRSQYGCLGHEVQIEHIKAYVCRPSFYTEKAVIVVHDVFGWQFSDMRYIVDLIAGHGYISICPDFFKGTDPWKSTDHWADFADWMKNHDPVKVDKEADVVLKYLKEQCGAKKIGIVGFSWGGMAVHHLMLKNPQLTAGVSLYGIIRDSEERYNLLNPTFFIFGEKDHTIAYDQITLLEEKLKQYCKVAYKIKVYPGQVHGFAQLKPEDMKPDDKPYIEEARKDMIDWISMFV from the exons ATGGCTGAACCCTTCCTATATGATACTGGAGACAGATCTCAATATGGGTGCCTTGGACATGAAGTACAAATTGAGCACATCAAGGCATATGTTTGTAGACCCTCTTTTTACACAGAGAAAGCTGTGATTGTGGTCCATGATGTATTTGGATGGCAATTCTCAGACATGCGATACATAGTCGATTTGATTGCAGGTCATGGATACAT ATCCATCTGCCCAGACTTCTTCAAGGGGACAGACCCCTGGAAATCTACTGATCATTGGGCTGACTTTGCTGACTGGATGAAAAATCATGATCCTGTGAAAGTCGACAA GGAAGCTGATGTTGTCTTGAAGTATCTAAAGGAACAATGCGGTGCAAAGAAGATTGGTATCGTTGGGTTTTCCTGGGGTGGAATGGCAGTACATCACTTGATGCTGAAAAATCCTCAATTAACCGCTGGGGTGTCCCTCTATG GAATAATTAGGGATTCGGAAGAAAGATACAATTTACTAAATcccacatttttcatttttggtgAGAAAGACCATACTATTGCTTATGATCAG ATCACCTTATTGGAGGAGAAGTTGAAACAGTACTGTAAAGTTGCATATAAAATTAAAGTTTATCCTGGACAAGTTCATGGATTTGCACAATTGAAGCCAGAAGATATGAAACCTGATGATAAACCTTATATTGAAGAAGCTAGAAAGGATATGATTGATTGGATCAGTATGTTTGTTTGA
- the LOC104067557 gene encoding LOW QUALITY PROTEIN: carboxymethylenebutenolidase homolog (The sequence of the model RefSeq protein was modified relative to this genomic sequence to represent the inferred CDS: inserted 2 bases in 1 codon; deleted 1 base in 1 codon) encodes MEEHSSGSDLSPVVASREADAVLQYLKKQCDAKKLEVVGFAXGGITVCHRMMTHLELKAGVSLYGVIKDSDDISSLLNPTFFIFSEKDYFILLHQVVLLEQKLKKNCKVDYEVKNSPGQSHVFSHCRREDINPQDKPYLEEGRKDMINWLNKYV; translated from the exons ATGGAGGAACACAGCTCAGGCAGTGATCTGTCGCCTGTCGTGGCTTCCAG AGAAGCTGACGCTGTCCTGCAATATCTAAAGAAACAGTGTGATGCAAAGAAATTAGAGGTGGTTGGTTTTGC GGGTGGTATTACTGTATGTCACCGGATGATGACACACCTGGAATTAAAGGCTGGTGTATCTCTTTATG GAGTAATCAAGGATTCTGATGACATATCCAGTCTCCTGAACcctacatttttcatt ttttctgaaaaagattaCTTCATTCTCCTTCATCAA GTTGTCTTGCTGGAGCAGAAGCTAAAGAAAAATTGTAAAGTTGATTATGAAGTTAAAAACTCTCCTGGACAAAGTCATGTTTTTTCAcattgcagaagagaagacatCAATCCTCAAGATAAGCCTTACCTcgaggaaggaagaaaggacaTGATCAACTGGTTGAATAAATACGTTTAA